A single window of Eleginops maclovinus isolate JMC-PN-2008 ecotype Puerto Natales chromosome 19, JC_Emac_rtc_rv5, whole genome shotgun sequence DNA harbors:
- the LOC134881509 gene encoding uncharacterized protein LOC134881509, with protein MDSDNSDSSSDPDTFFEVAESDPMLEDNVRGVMPYRYEPYLDELEPQGSTESSDGEAEGAVGGAAVADGRMPMDFGRLQHVEWCSCGRCEPMPLVVESVCCREQSRVCERREEEGADTRCITEHSGFEPVCLNLHVLRTAHFHYRQEYGDVEGNEWKRYTGYRQFVRWCYEYLGRHVRVPIPSCVVWCIRRTFPSIDYRGFQDTNSP; from the exons atggattctgacaactccgattcatcctcggatcctgacacatttttcgaagtggcagagtccgacccaatgctggaggacaatgtgaggggcgttatgccctatagatacgagccatacttggatgagttggagccacagggttctacggaaagttcggatggcgaggcagaaggcgctgttggtggtgctgctgtggcagacggtcggatgcctatggattttggcagactacagcacgtggaatg gtgttcttgtgggagatgtgagccaatgccactggtagtggagtcggtgtgctgccgcgaacagtcaagagtgtgcgagaggagagaggaggagggagcagacacccgctgcatcacagaacattctggctttgagccagtttgtctgaatctgcatgTTCTGCGCACCGCACATTTCCACTATCGGCAAGAATACGGGGATGTAGAGGGAAACGA gTGGAAGAGGTACACTGGATACAGACAGTTTGTGCGATGGTGCTACGAGTACCTGGGAAGACATGTCAGGGTCCCCATACCttcctgtgtggtgtggtgtatccggagaacttttccctccattgatTACAGGGGGTTCCAGGACACCAACAGCCCGTGA
- the LOC134881493 gene encoding uncharacterized protein LOC134881493: protein MPERCVAAYCSNTRENGFTLHRFPKDPALCELWTQQVCRTRAGPKGTVWKPSSSSVLCSAHFEEECYDSIPALKEQLGIDVRLKKVLLPNSVPRIFHRGTSSRLAPGANGDVKSRRSHALEKRQRLEVLQECQSEYVAEEESDDFPDGDPSTDVNSTEDQHSDFSVQVCLRPPTRTVAMQFKGRGRTKGVQATTSMVTVGTQTEDDCFCFHNTDNSTSCGSDSDDNMSTDDPDYKLPSSDDSAEESPEHNTPPVPPPEAPAGSVFLVFWECLVTLLSTWCSCGLCGSRSLSWQCKEVGTQLQVTIQCGGCGNQGLWNSQPFFGRTAAGNVLLSAAILFSGATVTKVLRVLSRLGVAVMSERSFFRHQDQVLFKAVKRVWGEQQFAMLCLLQAEGEPIVCGGDGRADTPGHCAKYGTYSTMELRKTAVIDVQLVQSNEVGGSYHMEKVGLQRSLEKVQGFVDVGTLVTDRHIGINMMIREDHPDITHQFDIWHVAKSVKKKLQSLGQTRGCQDLKPWVGSIINHLYWSVVSTPPGSGQLVVDKWTSVIDHIHNRHTGFEGLFSSCAHGVLEGREQRKPWLSCHTKVSIEVEKIIRNKRLCADIQRLSPSHQTSYLEAFHSVITHFAPKMCHFSYKGMESRGILAALHFNENANREQRSRHDGEMMFNLRYPKYKKGGYIVRKVLQEPSFGYAEELMRMVEAMCRGEDYNGDDFDIPDPSPVTEPLNASFEKPDKRAAVNAHMTRFSITNNT, encoded by the exons atgcctgagcggtgtgttgcagcgtattgttcaaacaccagggagaacggttttacccttcatcggtttccgaaagaccctgctttgtgtgaactctggacgcaacaagtttgtaggacaagagctggtccgaaaggaacagtatggaagccaagctcgtcgtctgtactttgctcagcgcattttgaagaggagtgctacgactcgatccccgctctgaaggagcagcttggtATTGATGTTCGTCTGAAGAAGGTTTTGCTGCCCAATTCGGTTCCGCGTATATTTCATCGAGGGACAAGCTCGAGGTTAGCCCCGGGGGCGAACGGCGACGTCAAGAGCCGGAGGTCTcatgctctggagaaaaggcagagattggag gtacTACAGGAATGCCAGTCTGAGTATgttgctgaagaggaaagcgaTGACTTTCCTGACGGGGACCCATCTACTGAT gtgaaTTCAACAGAAGATCAGCACAGTGACTTTTCCGTTCAAGTGTGTCTGAGGCCACCAACAAGGACGGTGGCTATGCAGTTCAAAGGAAGGGGACGGactaaag gtgTGCAGGCTACTACATCAATGGTCACTGTTGGGACTCAGACTGAGGAtgactgcttttgctttcacaacACCGACAACTCAACCTCTTGTGGCTCTGACTCAGATGACAACATGTCGACAGATGATCCCGACTACAAGCTGCCGTCCTCTGATGATTCAGCTGAAGAGAGTCCTGAACACAATACTCCACCAGTGCCGCCACCTGAGGCGCCAGCAGGTAgcgtttttcttgtgttctggGAATGCCTGGTGACGCTGTTGTCAACATGGTGCAGCTGTGGACTTTGTGGGAGCAGGTCACTGTCCTGGCAGTGTAAAGAAGTAGGAACACAGTTGCAGGTCACCATCCAGTGCGGGGGATGTGGGAACCAAGGACTATGGAACAGTCAACCTTTCTTCGGCAGAACAGCAGCtgggaatgtgttgttgtccgcTGCCATTCTCTTCAGTGGGGCCACTGTCACCAAGGTGCTGCGTGTCCTATCCAGATTGGGCGTTGCTGTGATGTCGGAAAGATCGTTCTTCAGACATCAGGACCAGGTGcttttcaaagctgtgaagcGAGTTTGGGGCGAGCAGCAGTTTGCCATGCTCTGTCTGCTACAGGCAGAAGGGGAACCCATCGTGTGTGGTGGTGACGGGCGTGCCGACACCCCAGGGCATTGCGCTAAGTACGGCACCTACTCAACAATGGAGCTCCggaaaacagctgttattgaCGTACAACTTGTACag agcaATGAGGTTGGAGGGTCCTACCACATGGAGAAAGTGGGACTGCAGCGATCCCTTGAGAAAGTCCAGGGCTTTGTGGATGTCGGAACTctcgtgacagacagacacataggcATCAACATGATGATTAGAGAGGACCATCCAGACATCACGCACCAGTTTGACATATGGCATGTAGCCAAGA gtgtcaagaagaagctgcagagccttGGACAAACTAGAGGTTGCCAGGACCTCAAACCCTGGGTGGGAAGTATTATAAACCATCTGTACTGGTCCGTGGTCTCGACGCCTCCTGGCAGTGGACAACTTGTGGTGGACAAATGGACATCAGTCATCGATCACATCCACAACAGGCACACCGGGTTCGAGGGACTGTTCTCTTCTTGTGCGCACGGAGTCCTGGAAGGCAGGGAACAGCGTAAACCGTGGCTGAGTTGTC ATACGAAGGTGTCTATTGAAGTGGAGAAGATCATCCGGAACAAGAGGCTGTGTGCAGATATACAACGCCTGTCCCCGTCACACCAGACATCCTACCTCGAAGCATTCCATAGCGTGATTACCCACTTTGCGCCAAAGATGTGCCACTTTTCATACAAAGGGATGGAGAGCAG agggatcctggctgctttgcatttcaacgaGAATGCCAACAGGGAGCAGCGGAGCAGACACGATGGCGAGATGATGTTCAACCTGCGGTATCCAAAGTATAAGAAGGGCGGCTACATTGTGAGGAAAGTCTTACAGGAGCCATCTTTTG GCTatgctgaagagctgatgcgGATGGTGGAGGCCATGTGTCGAGGTGAGGACTACAACGGTGATGACTTTGACATCCCAGACCCGTCCCCTGTTACAGAGCCACTCAATGCATCATTCGAAAAGCCGGATAAGAGGGCAGCAGTCAATGCACATATGACCCGCTTtagcattacaaataacacctaa